From the genome of Streptomyces sp. NBC_01304:
CCGCTGCCCCTTCCCGTACGGCACCCACCTCCGCCGGCTCCTCCACGAACTCCCCCGCAACATCGGACAATCCGGACCCCAAGCCCACCGGAACCGACCCGTCCCCCGCCTTGTCCGCCCTGGTCACCAAGGGCAGGGCCCCGGGCGCCGCCGCCCTCGCCCGGCGTGACGGCAGCACGCGGTTCACCACCGCGGGCGTGGCCGACACCCGCACCGACCGCCGCATCCACCGCGCGGACCGCTTCCGCGCGGGCAGCATCACCAAGACCTTCACGGCCGTGGTCCTCCTCCAACTGGCCGCCGAGAAAAAGCTCTCCCTCGACGACACCGTGGAGCAGCACCTGCCCGGTCTCGTACGCGGCCACGGCAACAACGGCCGCAGGATCACCCTGCGTCAGCTCCTCAACCACACCAGCGGGTTGCCCAACTACACGGCCGACCCCGACAACCCCGCGACTCCCCTCGACCGCACCCTCACCCCCGCCTCACTGGTCCGCTTCGCCCTCACCCACCCACCGGACTTCGCCCCGGGCAGCAAGTTCGCCTACTCCAACACCAACTACATCCTGCTCGGCATGATCACCGAGAAGGTCACCGGCCACGGCTACGCCGAGGAAGCCACCCGCCGCATCCTCAAACCCCTGAAGCTGACCGGCACCTCCTACCCCGGCACCCGCCGCGACCTCCCGGCCCCCCACGGCAGCGGCTACACCGGCACCCCTGACGCCCCCCGCGACCGCACAGACCTCAACCCGTCAGGCGCAGGCGCCGCCGGCGAACTGATCACCACACTCAACGACCTGAACCGCTTCTACACAGCCCTGCTCTCCGGCGAACTCCTCCCCCCGACCCTCCTGACACAGATGCGCGACGTCCACGCCACCAAGGGCAAGTACGGCCTGGGCCTGTTCCCCGTGGTCCTCTCCTGCACGATCGTCTGGGGCCACAACGGCACCATCACCGGCTCCGCCGTCGACACTTTCGGCACGAAGAACGGCAGCCACGTCCTGACCTACCGGGTCAACGCCGACTGGCTGGCCGAGAACCCAGATCTGGAAAGGCCCTTCCTGGAAGCCGAGTTCTGCCCTTAAGGGGTGCGGGGAACTGTGCGACCAGCCACGACGGACCCGCAGACCAAACGCCAACCGCACCCACCCCCAGGGGCGCGGGGAACTGCGCAACCAGCCGCAGCGCACCGCACCCGAAGAACCCCGCCGCACCCGCAGGGTGAACCCGCCGAGGGCTACAACGGAACGATGTCCGGCGCCCCAAGCCGAGCCGCATCCGCCGTCAAATCATCCGGCTGCCGCTGAGACTCCCGCTCAGCCTCAACCCGCTTCTGGTAGTGCTCCACCTCCCGCTCGATCTGGTCCTTGTCCCACCCGAGCATCTTCGCCATCAGCTCGGCCGCCTCCCGCGCACTGCGCGTCCCCCGGTCGAAGGTCTCGATCGAGATGCGCGTACGCCGCGTCAGCACGTCGTCCAGATGACGCGCCCCCTCGTGCGAGGCCGCGTACACGACCTCGGCCCGCAGATAGTCCTCGGCCGCGGCAAGCGGCTCACCGAGCGAAGCATCGGCGGCGATCAGTTCGAGCAGTTCCTCGGTCAGCGAGCCGTACCGGTTCAACAGGTGCTCCACGCGCGCCACATGGAGCCCGGTCCGCGCCGCGATCCGCGCCCGCGCGTTCCACAGCGCCTTGTACCCCTCGGCCCCGACCAGCGGAATGTCCTCGGTGACACACTCGGCGACCCGCTGGTCGAGCCCGTGCACCGCCTCGTCCACCGCGTCCTTGGCCATCACCCGGTACGTCGTGTACTTGCCGCCCGCCACCACCACGAGCCCCGGCACCGGATGCGCCACCGTGTGCTCCCGCGACAGCTTGCTGGTGGCGTCCGACTCCCCGGCGAGCAGCGGCCGCAGCCCCGCGTACACACCCTGTACGTCGTCCCGAGTGAGCGGCACGGCGAGCACCGAGTTCACATGCTCGAGCAGATAGTCGATGTCCGCGCTGGACGCGGCCGGGTGCGCCTTGTCCAGATCCCAGTCGGTGTCCGTCGTCCCGACGATCCAGTGCCGGCCCCAGGGGATCACGAAGAGCACGGACTTCTCGGTGCGCAGGATCAGCCCGGTCGTCGAGTGGATCCGGTCCTTCGGCACGACCAGGTGGATGCCCTTGGAGGCCCGGACGTGGAACTGCCCGCGCTCCCCCACCATCGCCTGGGTGTCATCGGTCCACACCCCGGTGGCATTGACGATCTGCCGGGCCCGGACCTCGTACTCCCCGCCGCCCTCGACGTCCTGCACCTTCGCCCCGACGACCCGCTCGCCCTCGCGCAGGAACCCGGTCACCCGCGCCCGGTTGGCGACCTTCGCGCCGTACGCCGACGCCGTGCGCACCAGCGTCGCCACATAGCGCGCGTCGTCCATCTGCGCGTCGTAGTACTGCAACGCCCCGACCAGCGCGTCCTTCTTCAGGCAGGGCGCGATCTGCAGCGCGCGGCGCCGCGACAGATGCCGGTGCGAGGGCACCCCGCGGCTGTGCCCACTCGACATCGACATGGCGTCGTACAGGGCGACGCCCGACCCCGCGTACACCCGCTCCCAGCCCTTGCCCTTGAGCGGATACAGGAACGGCACCGGCTTCACCAGGTGCGGCGCGATCCGCTCGAGCAGCAGCCCGCGCTCCTTGAGCGCCTCGCGCACCAGCATGAAGTCGAGCATCTCCAGATAGCGAAGGCCGCCGTGGATCAGCTTGCTCGACCGGCTGGAGGTGCCCGAGGCCCAGTCCCGCGCCTCGACCAGGCCCGTCGACAGGCCGCGCGTCACGGCATCGAGCGCCGTGCCGGCGCCGACCACGCCCGCGCCCACGACCAGTACGTCCAGTTCACGCTCGGCCATCGCCGCAAGCGCCTCGGCCCGCTCGGCCGGTCCCAGTGTCGCTGTCCTCACCGCATGCCTCCCGTCGCCCCCGTGTGGTCCGGCTCACATCGACGATTCTGTCCGCCCGCACTGACATCGGCCACTACCCAGCCGCCCCCTGTGGACAACACTCCGAACTCTGTCGCTCCGCAATACCGCAAATCGGTCATATTTACTCCTAACCTGACATTGCGCTCGTCCGGTTTGTCCACAGGGCTTGCGCGTCTCCCGCAGTCCCGCTAATGGACGCTCTCGCAATTGGCGCTCCGGAAACTGGGAAGGACGGCCCACCGTCATGCCCGCAGATCTCGCCGTCATCGGACTCGGCCACCTCGGCCTGCCCCTTGCCCAGGCCGCCGTAGCGGCCGGCATCGACACCGTCGCGTACGACCCGAGACTCTCCACTGAGCTGGCCACCGAGATCGCCGCGGGCCGGCTGCCCGCCGACGAGGGCACGCTCACCGCCGCCGACCTGCGCCGCATGCTCGCGGGAGGCTTCCGGCCGACCACCAACCCGGTCGAGCTCGGCCGCGTCCGCACCGCCGTGATCTGCGCACCCGCCCCCCTCGGCCCCGACGGCTCGCCCGACCTGTCGCACATCGCCGACTCCGCCCGCGCCCTCGCCACCCGGCTCCGCCCGCACACGACGGTCATCCTGGAGTCCCCCGCCTACCCCGGAACCACCGACGGATTCCTGCGCCCCCTCCTCGAGGAGGGATCCGGCCTGCGGGCGGGCCACGACTTCCACCTCGCCTACTCCCCCGGCCGCCTCGACCCGGGCAACCGCACCCACGGCTACGCCGGCATCCCCAAGGTCATCGGCGGCCTCACCCCGGCCTGCACCGAATCAGCAGCGGCCTTCTACGGACGCCTGACCGACAAGGTCGTCCGCGCCCGCGGCCCCCGCGAGGCCGAGACCGCGCAGCTCCTGGAGACCAACTACCGGCACGTCAACATCGCCCTGGTCAACGAGATGGCCGTGCTCTGCCACGACCTCGGCATCGACCTGTGGGACGTCATCCGCTGCGCCGAGACCAAGCCCTTCGGCTTCCAGGCCTTCCGCCCGGGCCCCGGCGTCGGCGGCCACGGCACCCCGCTCGACCCCAACTACCTGCCGCACCCGAGCCGCACGCCCGGCCACCCGCTGCGCATGGTCGGCCTCGCCCAGGAGATCAACCAGCGGATGCCGAGCTATGTCATCCAGCGCGCGGCCACCCTCCTCAACGAGCACGGCAAATCCGCCCGCGGCGCGCGCGTGCTGCTCCTCGGCGTCACCTACAAGCCCGACCTCGCCGACCAGCAGGGCGCCCCCGCCCAAGAGATCGCCACCCGCCTGATGGAGCTCGGCGCCTCGATCAGCTACCACGACCCCTACGTCCCCAACTGGCGCGTCCTCGGCCGCCCGGTCCCCCGCGCGGACTCCCTCTACGAGGCGGTGGCCGACGCCGACCTGACGATCCTGCTCCAGCCCCACCGGACGTACGAACTGCAAGGTCTGTCGGTCAAGGCGCAGCTCCTCCTGGACACGCGCGGGGCGACTCCGGTGGGTGCGGCCCACCGTCTGTGAACGCCTGCCCCTGTGGACTGTCGGCTCCCGTTGATAACTTGAGCCATCAGAGTCATCGCCGCGCGCCCCCGGGGGACCCCATGAGCCAGCCCTGGCAACCACAGCCTTCGCAAGACAATCCGTACTCCCAGACGCCACCCATGCCCGCAGGGGGCCCGCCCCCGATGCCGCCGCAGCAGCCCGGTTACGGCTACCCGCAGCAGGCACCCCAGCCTCAGCAGGCACCGCAGGGCTTCCCGCAGCAGGGGTTCGCCCCGCAGCAGCCGTTCCCGGGCCAGCCCAACTACGCCTATCCGCCCGGCTTCGCACCCAAGCCGGGCAACCCGGTCGGCGCGTTCTTCCTCGGACTGCTGGTCTCCGTGGTCGTCGCGGGGATCTACGCGCTGATCATGTTCGCCACGTACAAGGACGTGACCGAGGACAGCGTCGCGCACGCCATGTACCTCGGGCACGCACTGGTCAACGGCGCGCTCACCGGCCTGGTGGTCGGCGCCGTGGGCGGCCGCAGCGGCGGCGCACCCGTCAGCGGGGGCATCATCGGCGCGCTCGGCGCGTTCTTCGGCTCCGTCAACGGCTTCGCCTTCATCATGCTGGACCAGCCCGGCGGCAGTAACTACCTCGAGGACGAGCCCTTCTTCCCGGTCGAGCTCTGGTGGGGCGGCAGCGGTCCCGCCGCGGAGACCAGCAACCACCTCATCGCCGTCCTCGGCCTGCTGCTCGCCGCGGGCATCGCCGTCGGCCTGGCCGTCGCCATGGGCCGCCGACGCCGCAGCTGACAGCAGCCGTACGCACACGACGAAGGGCCCGCATCGCCGACTCGGCGATGCGGGCCCTTCGTACAGGCAAAACAGCCGAAGAACCTCAGCGGCGGTGCTGCGAGTCCGCGACCGTGACCTCGACCCGCTGGAACTCCTTGAGCTCGCTGTACCCGGTCGTCGCCATCGAACGACGCAGCGCACCGAAGAAGTTCATCGAGCCGTCGGGGGTGTGCGACGGGCCCGCCAGGATCTCCTCCGTCGTGCCCACCGTGCCCAGGTCGACCTTCTTGCCGCGCGGCACGTCCTCGTGCACGG
Proteins encoded in this window:
- a CDS encoding serine hydrolase domain-containing protein; this translates as MTHRPAPRGPRTLATTAALLTALTAPLAGCTDTDTAAPSRTAPTSAGSSTNSPATSDNPDPKPTGTDPSPALSALVTKGRAPGAAALARRDGSTRFTTAGVADTRTDRRIHRADRFRAGSITKTFTAVVLLQLAAEKKLSLDDTVEQHLPGLVRGHGNNGRRITLRQLLNHTSGLPNYTADPDNPATPLDRTLTPASLVRFALTHPPDFAPGSKFAYSNTNYILLGMITEKVTGHGYAEEATRRILKPLKLTGTSYPGTRRDLPAPHGSGYTGTPDAPRDRTDLNPSGAGAAGELITTLNDLNRFYTALLSGELLPPTLLTQMRDVHATKGKYGLGLFPVVLSCTIVWGHNGTITGSAVDTFGTKNGSHVLTYRVNADWLAENPDLERPFLEAEFCP
- a CDS encoding glycerol-3-phosphate dehydrogenase/oxidase, producing MRTATLGPAERAEALAAMAERELDVLVVGAGVVGAGTALDAVTRGLSTGLVEARDWASGTSSRSSKLIHGGLRYLEMLDFMLVREALKERGLLLERIAPHLVKPVPFLYPLKGKGWERVYAGSGVALYDAMSMSSGHSRGVPSHRHLSRRRALQIAPCLKKDALVGALQYYDAQMDDARYVATLVRTASAYGAKVANRARVTGFLREGERVVGAKVQDVEGGGEYEVRARQIVNATGVWTDDTQAMVGERGQFHVRASKGIHLVVPKDRIHSTTGLILRTEKSVLFVIPWGRHWIVGTTDTDWDLDKAHPAASSADIDYLLEHVNSVLAVPLTRDDVQGVYAGLRPLLAGESDATSKLSREHTVAHPVPGLVVVAGGKYTTYRVMAKDAVDEAVHGLDQRVAECVTEDIPLVGAEGYKALWNARARIAARTGLHVARVEHLLNRYGSLTEELLELIAADASLGEPLAAAEDYLRAEVVYAASHEGARHLDDVLTRRTRISIETFDRGTRSAREAAELMAKMLGWDKDQIEREVEHYQKRVEAERESQRQPDDLTADAARLGAPDIVPL
- a CDS encoding nucleotide sugar dehydrogenase, producing MPADLAVIGLGHLGLPLAQAAVAAGIDTVAYDPRLSTELATEIAAGRLPADEGTLTAADLRRMLAGGFRPTTNPVELGRVRTAVICAPAPLGPDGSPDLSHIADSARALATRLRPHTTVILESPAYPGTTDGFLRPLLEEGSGLRAGHDFHLAYSPGRLDPGNRTHGYAGIPKVIGGLTPACTESAAAFYGRLTDKVVRARGPREAETAQLLETNYRHVNIALVNEMAVLCHDLGIDLWDVIRCAETKPFGFQAFRPGPGVGGHGTPLDPNYLPHPSRTPGHPLRMVGLAQEINQRMPSYVIQRAATLLNEHGKSARGARVLLLGVTYKPDLADQQGAPAQEIATRLMELGASISYHDPYVPNWRVLGRPVPRADSLYEAVADADLTILLQPHRTYELQGLSVKAQLLLDTRGATPVGAAHRL